The following are encoded together in the Bradyrhizobium sp. CCGUVB1N3 genome:
- a CDS encoding FAD-dependent monooxygenase, whose protein sequence is MRLSRIAVMGGGPAGLYFAYLWKRRHPDDQVDVFEQNPEGATWGFGVVFSDKALDFLRADDPETAEAVSARMETWRDITLVHRGEHVALDGVGFSAVGRLDFITQLTERARSAGANLHFGHLVRSIDELAGYDLIVAADGVNSLVRRSFEGDFKTSLSYDDNKFAWYGTTKRFETLTQTFVETEFGSFNAHHYRYSPTMSTFIVECDRATWLRAGFAEKTEEESRALCEKVFADTLEGHPLVNNKSVWRNFPWLWNDRWSHRNMVLVGDALHTAHFSIGSGTRLALEDVIALVNSLDSEPHSLRRALEDYEAARRPVVEKLVKAARTSAAWYERFAEHMKLAPLDFGYSYITRSGRIDDNQLRSMSPGFMARYDASSLIANAS, encoded by the coding sequence GGAAACGTCGGCATCCCGACGACCAAGTCGACGTCTTCGAGCAGAATCCGGAAGGCGCGACCTGGGGATTTGGCGTCGTCTTCTCCGACAAGGCGCTCGACTTCCTTCGCGCCGATGATCCGGAAACGGCCGAGGCCGTTTCGGCGCGCATGGAGACGTGGCGCGACATCACGCTCGTTCACCGCGGCGAGCACGTCGCGCTCGACGGCGTCGGCTTCTCCGCGGTCGGACGGCTCGATTTCATCACGCAATTGACCGAGCGCGCACGATCCGCCGGCGCAAATCTGCACTTCGGCCACCTTGTGCGCTCGATCGATGAGCTCGCGGGATACGATCTGATCGTTGCCGCCGACGGCGTGAACTCGCTGGTGCGAAGGAGCTTTGAGGGCGACTTCAAGACGTCTCTTTCTTATGACGACAATAAGTTCGCCTGGTACGGCACCACCAAGCGCTTCGAGACGCTGACCCAGACCTTCGTCGAAACGGAATTCGGCAGCTTCAACGCCCATCACTACCGCTACTCGCCGACGATGAGCACGTTCATCGTGGAGTGCGACCGTGCAACCTGGCTGCGCGCCGGCTTTGCGGAGAAGACCGAGGAAGAGAGCAGGGCCCTTTGCGAGAAGGTGTTCGCCGACACGCTCGAAGGGCATCCTCTCGTCAACAACAAATCGGTCTGGCGGAATTTTCCCTGGCTGTGGAACGATCGCTGGTCGCACCGCAACATGGTTCTCGTCGGTGACGCGCTCCACACCGCGCATTTCTCGATCGGATCCGGCACGCGCCTCGCGCTCGAGGACGTCATCGCCCTTGTCAATTCGCTGGACAGTGAGCCGCACAGTCTCCGTCGTGCGCTGGAAGACTACGAGGCCGCGCGCCGCCCGGTGGTGGAGAAACTGGTCAAAGCCGCAAGGACGAGCGCGGCCTGGTACGAGCGTTTTGCCGAGCACATGAAGCTGGCTCCGCTGGACTTCGGCTACAGCTACATCACGCGTTCGGGGCGGATCGACGACAATCAGCTCCGCTCGATGTCGCCGGGCTTCATGGCGCGCTACGACGCCAGTTCATTGATCGCCAACGCATCGTGA